Proteins encoded in a region of the Microvirgula aerodenitrificans DSM 15089 genome:
- a CDS encoding phage tail tape measure protein: MARNLETSLTIRFRDQLSGTATRAFDTLSQRSQRAAQAVTGVATAGTGLAQTARAPQAVSRALQDLATQGKSTSQIVSGTTKAVQAIGGAAQAPQGVSRAMLELARQSKIAEQALGTTTNRAQALGRSPAPSRTIDGLRQMASQAQAAERAMRAVATTARGAMTVGGRSLQAYGTALAGGAAGAAVMATPMRRVASYDMRLAHMANTAFNETEIDGRRLSVDEQLQRRRTGKTQLEGYIRTATLEGGTRDDNAAALDKLIARGIFSPKEAGQLLPMISRAATAAGSSADEMTDVVMAAVQNAKIPVEQIPKALGMALKAGQMGGHELKDMAIWLPKMLAMGGLSGLRGTDGLASILAVSQLAVTSAGSSDEAGNNVVNFLQKITSADTAVDMKKISAKSFGDKRKGEKGIDLYGTLAKARQEGVDPVEAFTRLVRKVAESDKEFTRLRKMASDAKTDKDKSATYGSMADILQARGVGKTIQDRQAMLALLPMLFDPKAYQDMKSGILKGGAQDVETNQLFIKEQAGFKFQQAENVKDQGQYDSLGALNSVVGDVASRLAEYGAQYPGLTASITGATVALNALTAAAAVGGLANILGGKLGGAAAARALPAAGAVAAQALPAAASAAASIGVAPIIAATTFGGVLAAVGSRITDEDRANATRNQVKSRFGMDLNATNRNVPNPVAPLPQLTPAPGQSSAYAARLDAAATKMQAAASTPQTVYVKGELRMSGGDLIAAIDQHQTVASRRQ, from the coding sequence ATGGCCCGCAATCTGGAAACGTCCCTGACCATCAGGTTCCGGGACCAGTTGTCTGGCACTGCCACACGAGCGTTTGACACGCTGTCCCAGCGCAGTCAGCGCGCAGCCCAGGCGGTGACCGGTGTCGCCACCGCTGGCACTGGCCTGGCACAAACGGCCAGAGCACCGCAGGCGGTATCGCGCGCATTGCAGGATCTGGCCACTCAGGGTAAATCCACTAGCCAGATCGTCAGTGGTACAACAAAAGCGGTTCAGGCGATAGGGGGGGCAGCACAGGCGCCACAGGGTGTCTCACGCGCCATGCTAGAGCTGGCCAGGCAGAGCAAAATTGCCGAGCAGGCACTGGGCACCACGACCAATCGGGCACAGGCCCTCGGCCGTAGCCCTGCGCCCTCGCGCACGATTGATGGACTGCGGCAAATGGCGAGTCAGGCCCAGGCCGCCGAACGGGCCATGCGAGCTGTAGCTACCACCGCCAGAGGGGCAATGACGGTCGGTGGCCGTAGCCTGCAGGCATACGGAACTGCGCTGGCAGGTGGGGCGGCTGGTGCAGCAGTAATGGCTACCCCCATGCGCCGGGTAGCCAGCTACGACATGCGACTGGCCCATATGGCCAATACCGCATTCAACGAAACAGAGATTGATGGCCGCCGGTTGTCGGTCGATGAGCAACTGCAGCGGCGGCGTACCGGCAAAACGCAACTGGAAGGTTACATCCGGACAGCTACGCTCGAAGGCGGTACGCGCGACGACAACGCTGCTGCGCTCGACAAATTGATTGCGCGGGGAATTTTTTCTCCCAAAGAGGCTGGGCAGCTGCTGCCGATGATTAGCCGGGCGGCAACGGCGGCAGGGTCCAGTGCTGATGAAATGACCGATGTCGTCATGGCGGCGGTACAGAACGCAAAGATTCCTGTCGAACAGATCCCGAAGGCACTGGGCATGGCGCTCAAGGCTGGGCAGATGGGCGGTCATGAGCTGAAAGATATGGCCATTTGGTTGCCCAAAATGTTGGCAATGGGTGGATTATCCGGGTTGCGTGGCACGGACGGTCTGGCATCAATTTTAGCAGTCAGTCAGTTGGCAGTTACATCAGCGGGTAGTTCTGACGAGGCAGGCAATAATGTGGTGAATTTCCTGCAGAAAATTACCTCCGCAGACACCGCTGTCGATATGAAAAAAATCAGCGCTAAGTCGTTTGGAGATAAGCGAAAAGGGGAAAAGGGAATCGACTTATATGGCACTCTGGCCAAGGCCCGCCAAGAGGGTGTTGATCCAGTCGAGGCATTCACACGTTTGGTGCGTAAGGTTGCTGAAAGCGACAAAGAATTCACTCGACTGAGAAAAATGGCAAGCGATGCCAAAACCGATAAGGATAAATCGGCTACATACGGCAGCATGGCGGACATCCTGCAGGCACGAGGAGTAGGGAAAACGATCCAAGATCGCCAGGCAATGCTGGCACTACTGCCTATGCTTTTTGACCCCAAAGCCTATCAGGATATGAAGAGCGGCATTCTAAAAGGGGGCGCGCAGGATGTAGAGACCAATCAGCTTTTCATCAAAGAACAAGCCGGGTTTAAATTCCAGCAGGCCGAAAATGTTAAAGATCAAGGGCAGTATGACTCCCTGGGGGCACTGAATAGTGTCGTGGGCGATGTCGCCAGCCGGCTGGCTGAATATGGCGCTCAATATCCTGGACTGACGGCCTCCATCACTGGTGCGACCGTCGCACTAAATGCGCTCACGGCGGCCGCTGCTGTCGGTGGCCTGGCAAATATCCTGGGCGGAAAACTCGGTGGCGCGGCGGCGGCGAGGGCGCTGCCAGCTGCCGGCGCAGTTGCCGCACAAGCCCTGCCAGCTGCCGCCTCTGCGGCAGCCTCAATCGGCGTGGCGCCCATCATCGCTGCCACCACATTTGGTGGCGTGCTGGCGGCGGTCGGATCGCGTATTACCGATGAGGATCGTGCGAATGCCACTCGCAACCAGGTCAAATCCCGGTTTGGTATGGACCTGAATGCCACCAACCGGAATGTACCTAACCCTGTGGCTCCGCTGCCTCAACTGACACCGGCGCCGGGTCAGAGCAGTGCCTACGCAGCCCGGCTGGACGCCGCTGCGACAAAAATGCAGGCCGCTGCCAGTACGCCGCAGACCGTGTATGTCAAGGGCGAACTGCGAATGTCGGGCGGGGATCTGATTGCCGCCATTGATCAACACCAAACAGTCGCGTCACGGAGGCAATAG
- a CDS encoding phage tail sheath C-terminal domain-containing protein, whose product AFEEDPARPLNTLEIKGLDVTGIHQWPSRTEQENALYNGLTPLEIGPGDRVQIVRAISTYTRDPQGVDDVALLDITTIRTLDYVRKACRERISLRFPREKLSERTPDKVRSELLDVLYKLEELEIVEAVDANKAGLIVERDSQDVNRLDAKIPVDVVNGLHVFAGRIDLLL is encoded by the coding sequence TCGCCTTCGAGGAAGACCCGGCCCGCCCGCTGAACACCCTGGAAATCAAGGGCCTGGACGTGACCGGCATTCACCAGTGGCCGAGCCGTACCGAGCAGGAGAACGCGCTGTACAACGGCCTGACCCCGCTGGAGATCGGCCCCGGCGACCGCGTGCAGATCGTGCGCGCCATCAGCACCTACACCCGCGACCCGCAAGGCGTCGACGACGTGGCGCTGCTCGACATCACCACCATCCGCACCCTGGACTACGTCCGCAAGGCCTGCCGCGAACGCATCAGCCTGCGCTTCCCGCGCGAAAAGCTCAGCGAACGCACGCCGGACAAGGTCCGCTCCGAACTGCTGGACGTGCTCTACAAGCTGGAAGAGCTGGAAATCGTCGAAGCGGTGGATGCCAACAAGGCCGGCCTGATCGTCGAACGTGACAGCCAGGACGTGAACCGCCTCGACGCCAAGATCCCGGTCGACGTGGTCAACGGTCTGCACGTGTTCGCCGGTCGCATCGACCTGCTGCTGTAA
- a CDS encoding TniB family NTP-binding protein — protein MSRLNESTLKLLALSDAERIERIRAPRWIGYPQAKAILAKLEDLLTYPQSHRMPNLLVVGDTNNGKTMLVQRFCAQHPADDNPEGDGIRVPVLCMQAPPVPDEGRFYNAILELLFAPYKPNDRVDKSKRPGNPS, from the coding sequence ATGAGCCGCTTGAACGAATCGACTCTCAAGTTGCTCGCGCTCAGCGATGCCGAACGGATCGAGCGTATTCGCGCACCTCGCTGGATCGGCTACCCGCAAGCGAAAGCCATCCTGGCCAAGCTGGAAGATCTGCTGACCTATCCGCAATCGCACCGTATGCCCAATCTGCTGGTAGTCGGCGACACCAACAACGGCAAGACCATGCTGGTACAGCGGTTCTGCGCCCAACATCCTGCCGACGACAACCCTGAAGGCGATGGCATCCGCGTACCAGTCCTGTGCATGCAGGCGCCGCCGGTTCCCGATGAAGGGCGCTTCTACAACGCCATCCTTGAGCTGCTGTTTGCGCCGTACAAGCCAAACGACCGGGTGGACAAGAGTAAGCGCCCGGGCAACCCATCTTGA
- a CDS encoding Mu transposase C-terminal domain-containing protein, translated as MNTPSTMLQLQPGTAVIYQNRLHRITHVLDLDEVLLVDEETDQVCHAKVSALEAVVGNAQPANRPELLQVLDKDWEEAKRRYEIIRPLLDKPDRSRQDVTERGKLFGHHTNTLYEWIQRYDDSHLLTALLPRTRSDKGTTKFAPEIETIIQAVVESEYLTKQRKSQQKVCDEVRKRCLHAGFEPPHDNTIRNRLKQLAGEQVMAKRKGRKAADHAYSPIEGSFPGAEWPLAVVQIDHTPLDIILVDDIDRRPVGRPWITLAIDVFSRMVVGFYVSFDPPGALSTGQCLANAILPKEAWLAKHGIKGEWPCWGVPAKLHMDNAKEFRGNMLKRACDEYGIDIEWRPVARPHFGGHIERLLGTFAKEIHTLPGTTFSNTRERGDYDSVGKAALTLTEFEEWLVTFIVSVYHQRVHSSLNMPPMEKYRQGVFGTKDAPGRGLPARMTDENRLRLDLMPYEERTVQDYGVVIDEIHYYHDVLRRWINAPDPVAPKYKRKFMFRRDPRDISTVWFYDPEVNIYYPIPYRNTSHPPISIWEMREAKRRAEADGRRHVEERELFEAYDRMREIEQTAQTKTLSTRRAALRRKHNQEVPRPPAEQVEPKTVPIPMPIQTTPAILPFDEMDDLT; from the coding sequence ATGAATACGCCGAGTACGATGCTGCAGCTGCAACCAGGGACCGCGGTCATCTATCAAAACCGGCTTCATCGCATTACCCATGTGCTCGATCTGGATGAGGTGCTGCTGGTCGATGAGGAAACCGACCAGGTCTGCCATGCCAAGGTATCCGCGTTGGAAGCGGTAGTCGGTAATGCGCAGCCTGCAAACCGTCCCGAGCTGCTGCAAGTGCTCGACAAAGACTGGGAAGAAGCCAAACGGCGCTATGAAATCATCCGCCCATTGCTCGACAAACCGGATCGCAGCCGGCAAGACGTCACCGAGCGCGGTAAGCTGTTCGGCCACCATACGAACACGCTCTACGAGTGGATACAGCGATACGACGACAGCCACTTGCTGACTGCCCTACTGCCGCGCACTCGTAGCGACAAAGGCACCACCAAGTTCGCGCCGGAAATCGAAACCATCATCCAGGCAGTCGTGGAAAGCGAATACCTGACCAAGCAGCGCAAGTCGCAACAGAAGGTGTGCGACGAAGTGCGCAAGCGTTGCTTACATGCAGGATTCGAACCTCCGCACGACAACACCATACGCAATCGCCTCAAACAACTTGCCGGCGAACAGGTGATGGCCAAGCGCAAGGGCCGCAAAGCAGCCGATCATGCCTACTCGCCGATCGAAGGCAGCTTCCCAGGCGCCGAGTGGCCTTTGGCCGTCGTCCAAATCGATCACACGCCGCTGGACATCATCCTGGTGGACGACATCGACCGGCGTCCGGTTGGCCGTCCGTGGATCACGCTCGCCATCGACGTATTCAGCCGGATGGTTGTCGGGTTCTACGTGTCGTTCGACCCGCCAGGCGCGCTATCTACTGGCCAGTGCCTCGCCAACGCTATCCTGCCCAAGGAAGCCTGGCTAGCCAAACACGGTATCAAAGGCGAATGGCCGTGCTGGGGCGTACCCGCGAAGCTGCACATGGACAATGCCAAAGAGTTTCGCGGCAACATGCTGAAGCGCGCCTGCGACGAATACGGCATCGATATTGAGTGGCGCCCGGTAGCGCGCCCCCATTTCGGTGGGCACATCGAACGGCTACTCGGCACCTTTGCCAAAGAGATCCATACCTTGCCGGGCACCACCTTTTCGAATACCCGAGAACGTGGGGACTACGACTCAGTGGGCAAGGCGGCATTGACGCTGACCGAATTTGAGGAATGGCTGGTGACGTTCATCGTCAGTGTCTATCACCAGCGCGTGCACTCCAGCCTCAACATGCCGCCGATGGAGAAATACCGCCAAGGCGTCTTCGGCACCAAGGACGCACCGGGCCGTGGACTACCAGCAAGAATGACCGACGAGAATCGGCTGCGGCTCGACCTGATGCCCTACGAAGAACGGACGGTGCAGGACTACGGCGTGGTGATCGACGAGATCCATTACTATCACGACGTGCTACGCCGCTGGATCAACGCCCCTGACCCGGTCGCCCCCAAATACAAACGCAAATTCATGTTCCGGCGCGACCCGCGCGATATCAGCACGGTTTGGTTTTACGACCCTGAGGTGAATATCTATTACCCCATTCCCTACCGGAACACTTCACATCCGCCGATCAGCATTTGGGAAATGCGCGAGGCCAAGCGCCGTGCCGAGGCAGACGGCAGGCGTCACGTCGAGGAGCGAGAGCTGTTCGAAGCCTATGACCGCATGCGCGAGATCGAGCAGACGGCCCAGACCAAAACCCTATCGACCCGGCGCGCCGCGCTGCGCCGGAAGCACAACCAAGAGGTGCCCCGCCCGCCTGCAGAGCAGGTTGAACCAAAGACAGTACCAATCCCAATGCCGATACAGACGACGCCGGCCATCCTGCCATTTGATGAAATGGATGACCTGACATGA